A genomic window from Yarrowia lipolytica chromosome 1D, complete sequence includes:
- a CDS encoding uncharacterized protein (Compare to YALI0D17952g, weakly similar to uniprot|P36057 Saccharomyces cerevisiae YKL154w SRP102 signal recognition particle receptor beta chain, similar to Saccharomyces cerevisiae SRP102 (YKL154W); ancestral locus Anc_5.263): MSAESIVESTIEVTAANVSPVPSAAEIILTPSFSQRFPLVIPLISTLVLIAIGLFVYVSFAKKQALRRPPSVVICGPSGAGKTALWSALTGESVPATVTSFQQNTKSGYEGKNYALVDYPGHNKLRQGLWTEVNGGAVQGLVFVVDLASLQRNITETGSFLLDLLLLLEGSNLPLCSKRLLIVGNKSDVFNAAGLAKMRLVLQDELRQQKESRSKSVSESNVDILGKVFDFNSLETEVEFCETSVKRDSFAKVKGWLEEL, encoded by the coding sequence ATGAGCGCTGAATCGATAGTTGAGTCGACAATCGAGGTCACGGCGGCCAATGTGTCGCCTGTTCCCTCCGCGGCGGAAATCATTCTCACGCCTTCCTTCTCTCAGAGGTTCCCTTTGGTGATACCTCTCATTTCGACGCTGGTTCTGATTGCAATTGGACTGTTTGTGTACGTGTCCtttgccaagaagcaggctTTGAGGCGGCCTCCGAGCGTGGTCATTTGCGGTCCCAGTGGGGCCGGTAAGACTGCTCTTTGGAGCGCTCTTACTGGCGAGTCTGTGCCTGCTACAGTGACCTCCTTCCAACAAAACACAAAGAGCGGTTACGAGGGCAAAAACTACGCTCTGGTGGACTACCCCGGTCACAACAAGCTGCGACAGGGTCTATGGACTGAGGTGAACGGAGGAGCCGTGCAGGGTCTGGTATTTGTCGTTGATCTGGCGTCTCTGCAGAGAAACATCACAGAGACGGGCTCGTTtctgctggatctgctgctgctgctggagggcTCCAACCTGCCTCTTTGCAGCAAGCGGTTGCTGATTGTGGGCAACAAGTCTGACGTGTTCAATGCGGCTGGCCTGGCCAAGATGCGTCTTGTGCTGCAGGACGAGCTGCGACAGCAGAAGGAGTCACGATCCAAGTCCGTCAGCGAGAGCAACGTGGATATTCTGGGCAAGGTGTTTGACTTTAACAGTCTGGAGACGGAGGTGGAGTTCTGCGAGACCAGTGTCAAGAGGGACAGTTTTGCAAAGGTGAAGgggtggttggaggagttgtAG
- a CDS encoding uncharacterized protein (Compare to YALI0D17930g, highly similar to uniprot|P28777 Saccharomyces cerevisiae YGL148w ARO2 chorismate synthase, similar to Saccharomyces cerevisiae ARO2 (YGL148W); ancestral locus Anc_2.318), with product MSTFGTLFKVTTYGESHCKSVGCIVDGVPPGMDLDESDIQPQLTRRRPGQSALTTPRNERDAVAIQSGTEYGKTLGTPIAMLVQNKDQRPHDYSEMDDYPRPSHADYTYQEKYGIKASSGGGRSSARETIGRVAAGAIADKYLAAVNDIEIVAFVSQVGDVSMDRSPSNEQWISTLEGVTREGIDSTGPMRCPDLALGEKMVKIVEEHRDSHDSVGGVVTCVIRNCPVGLGEPCFDKLEATLAHAMMSIPATKGFEFGSGFAGAAMSGSKHNDMFYKDVASGRFRTRTNYSGGVQGGISNGENIYFNIAFKPPATISQEQATATYAGKDGVLAAKGRHDPNVVPRAVPIVEAMAALVIADAHLIQESRRGAKSFF from the coding sequence atgagCACTTTCGGCACGCTTTTCAAAGTCACCACCTACGGCGAGTCGCACTGCAAATCTGTGGGCTGCATTGTTGACGGAGTTCCGCCCGGAATGGATCTCGATGAGTCCGATATTCAGCCCCAGCTGACCCGTCGAAGACCTGGCCAGTCGGCTCTGACCACTCCTCGAAACGAGCGAGATGCGGTTGCTATCCAGAGTGGAACCGAGTACGGCAAGACTCTGGGTACCCCCATTGCCATGCTGGTTCAGAACAAGGACCAGCGACCCCACGACTACTCGGAGATGGACGACTACCCCCGACCTTCTCATGCCGACTACACCTACCAGGAGAAGTACGGAATCAAGGCCTCTTCTGGAGGCGGCCGATCTTCTGCACGAGAGACTATTGGCCgagttgctgctggagctaTTGCCGACAAGTACCTGGCTGCTGtcaacgacattgagaTTGTTGCCTTTGTGTCCCAGGTCGGCGATGTTTCCATGGACCGATCTCCCAGCAACGAGCAGTGGATTTCCACTCTGGAGGGCGTCACTCGAGAGGGCATTGATTCCACCGGCCCCATGCGATGTCCCGATCTGGCCCTCGGAGAGAAGATGGTCAagattgtggaggagcaCAGAGACTCGCATGACTCCGTTGGAGGAGTTGTCACCTGTGTGATCCGGAACTGCCCCGTCGGTCTCGGCGAGCCCTGTTTCGACAAGCTGGAAGCCACTCTCGCCCACGCCATGATGTCCATCCCCGCCACCAAGGGCTTTGAGTTTGGTTCTGGCTTTGCCGGAGCTGCCATGTCTGGATCCAAGCACAACGACATGTTCTACAAGGACGTGGCCTCCGGCCGGTTCCGAACCCGAACCAACTACTCCGGAGGTGTCCAGGGCGGAATCTCCAACGGCGAGAACATCTACTTCAACATTGCCTTCAAGCCCCCGGCCACCATTTCTCAGGAGCAGGCCACTGCCACCTACGCCGGTAAGGACGGTGTGCTGGCTGCCAAGGGCCGACACGATCCCAACGTTGTGCCCCGAGCCGTTCCCATCGTTGAGGCCATGGCCGCTCTGGTCATTGCTGACGCCCACCTCATTCAGGAGTCCAGAAGGGGCGCAAAGTCCTTTTTCTAA